From the Osmerus eperlanus chromosome 19, fOsmEpe2.1, whole genome shotgun sequence genome, one window contains:
- the LOC134039921 gene encoding fibroblast growth factor 18-like: MTYILSTLVLLSVQALWVVCSPLEVLAADNVNFGVHVENETRVRDTMSRRHHRVYQLYSRTSGKHVQVLGRRISAEGEDGDKYAQLVVEADTFGSQVRIRGRETDFYLCMNRRGKLIGKRASNRSADCVFIEMVLENHYTALLSACYPGWYVGFTKRGRPRRGSQTLPNQQDVHFLKRPPVGEQPDLQPFRFTPVNKRKKVRGIRPTHTPGPTETLAPS, from the exons ATGACTTATATCCTCTCAACTCTGGTCCTGTT ATCTGTCCAGGCTTTGTGGGTGGTTTGCAGTCCCCTGGAG GTGTTAGCGGCGGACAACGTTAACTTTGGGGTCCACGTGGAGAATGAGACCCGGGTGCGAGACACGATGAGTCGACGTCACCACAGGGTGTACCAGCTGTACAGCAGGACCAGCGGGAAACATGTCCAGGTTCTGGGGAGGAGGATCAGCGccgagggagaggatggggacAAATATG CCCAGTTAGTTGTGGAGGCAGACACGTTCGGTAGCCAGGTGAGAATCCGTGGAAGAGAGACCGACTTCTACCTCTGCATGAACCGTCGAGGCAAGCTTATTGGAAAG agggCGAGCAATCGCAGTGCCGACTGCGTCTTCATAGAGATGGTGTTGGAGAACCACTACACAGCCCTCCTGTCAGCTTGCTACCCCGGCTGGTACGTGGGCTTCACCAAGAGGGGTCGGCCCCGGCGCGGGTCACAGACACTCCCCAACCAGCAGGACGTCCACTTCCTGAAACGCCCCCCCGTGGGGGAGCAGCCGGACCTTCAGCCGTTCCGCTTCACCCCCGTCAACAAGAGGAAGAAGGTGAGAGGGATCAGACCCACTCATACGCCCGGCCCCACAGAGACCCTAGCTCCCTCGTAG
- the fbxw11b gene encoding F-box and WD repeat domain-containing 11-B produces the protein MEPEMEDKTLDLMNNTFMDSQTDELSSKKTTVFKITNGPMTGSRKRPSEGNYDKEKDVCIQLFDQWSEAEQVEFVEHLISRMCHYQHGHINSYLKPMLQRDFITALPAQGLDHIAENILSFLDARSLCSAELVCKEWQRVISEGMLWKKLIERMVRTDPLWKGLSERHQWEKYLFKNRTTEVPPNSYYRSLYPKIIQDIETIEANWRCGRHNLQRIQCRSENSKGVYCLQYDDDKIISGLRDNSIKIWDKQSLECLKILTGHTGSVLCLQYDERVIVTGSSDSTVRVWDVNTGEVLNTLIHHNEAVLHLRFCNGLMVTCSKDRSIAVWDMASPTDISLRRVLVGHRAAVNVVDFDDKYIVSASGDRTIKVWSTSTCEFVRTLNGHKRGIACLQYRDRLVVSGSSDNTIRLWDIECGACLRVLEGHEELVRCIRFDNKRIVSGAYDGKIKVWDLQAALDPRAPASTLCLRTLVEHSGRVFRLQFDEFQIISSSHDDTILIWDFLNVSTNGQTEGRSPSRTYTYISR, from the exons ATGGAGCCGGAGATGGAGGACAAGACATTGGATCTTATG AACAACACCTTCATGGATTCGCAAACAGACGAGCTCTCATCAAAGAAGACGACAGTGTTCAAG ATCACAAACGGTCCGATGACGGGCTCTCGGAAGCGCCCATCGGAAGGGAACTACGACAAGGAGAAGGATGTTTGCATCCAGCTGTTCGACCAGTGGTCCGAGGCTGAGCAGGTGGAGTTTGTGGAGCACCTCATCTCACGTATGTGTCACTACCAACACGGCCACATCAACTCCTACCTCAAACCCATGCTCCAAAGGGACTTCATCACTGCACTGCCAG CTCAGGGCCTTGACCACATAGCGGAGAACATCCTGTCATTCCTGGACGCGCGGTCGCTGTGTTCGGCCGAGCTGGTGTGTAAGGAGTGGCAGAGGGTGATCTCCGAGGGCATGCTGTGGAAGAAGCTGATCGAGCGCATGGTCCGCACCGACCCCCTGTGGAAGGGCCTGTCGGAGAGGCACCAGTG GGAAAAGTACCTTTTCAAGAATCGAACCACAGAAGTTCCGCCAAACTCCTACTACCGTTCCCTCTACCCCAAAATCATCCAGGACATAGAG ACCATCGAGGCCAACTGGCGGTGTGGCCGCCACAACCTGCAGAGGATCCAGTGTCGCTCGGAGAACAGCAAGGGGGTTTACTGTCTGCAGTACGACGACGACAAGATCATCAGCGGCCTTCGAGATAACTCCATCAAG atctGGGACAAACAGTCTCTGGAGTGTTTGAAGATCCTTACAGGGCACACAGGCTCGGTGCTGTGTCTGCAGTACGACGAGCGGGTCATCGTCACCGGATCCTCCGACTCCACTGTCAG ggtGTGGGATGTGAACACAGGCGAGGTGCTGAACACTCTGATCCACCACAATGAGGCGGTGCTCCACCTGCGCTTCTGCAACGGCCTGATGGTCACCTGCTCCAAGGACCGCTCCATCGCCGTGTGGGACATGGCCTCGCCCACGGACATCAGCCTGCGCCGGGTGCTGGTGGGACACAGGGCCGCCGTCAACGTGGTGGACTTCGACGACAAGTACATCGTGTCTGCGTCCGGGGACCGCACCATCAAG GTGTGGAGCACCAGCACGTGTGAGTTTGTGCGCACGCTGAACGGACACAAAAGGGGCATCGCTTGTCTGCAGTACCGGGACAGACTGGTGGTCAGCGGTTCCTCGGACAACACTATCCG GCTGTGGGACATAGAGTGCGGGGCGTGTCTGAGGGTGCTGGAAGGCCACGAGGAGCTGGTCCGCTGCATCCGCTTCGACAACAAGAGGATCGTGAGCGGAGCCTACGACGG CAAAATCAAAGTGTGGGAcctccaggctgctctggaCCCCCGCGCCCCAGCAAGCACGCTCTGTCTGCGCACACTAGTG GAGCACTCTGGGCGCGTGTTCCGGCTACAGTTTGATGAATTCCAGATCATCAGCAGTTCCCATGACGACACCATCCTCATCTGGGATTTCCTGAACGTGTCCACCAATGGGCAGACAGAGGGCAGGTCGCCCTCCCGCACGTATACCTACATCTCCAGATAG